DNA sequence from the Methanofollis formosanus genome:
CCCGTAATTGTAGAGATTCCTGGCAAAACACTCTATGGCGATGTCGGTGCCGGCATAGACGTGAGTCATGGTGCTCCTGCTCCCGACCGCCGCACTCCTTCCGGCATATGCCGTGCCGAGGGTGTCTTCGGGCATCACACCGTACGGACCGGCGAAGGGGTACTCCCTCCCCTCGCCGTCCTCAGGGTAATAACGGAAGCCGGGAGGATAGGGCTGTTCCGGGAGATGCTGCCCGGCCAGGATGGCTGCATATTGTCCTTCGCCCGGCGAGTACGTGTGCCAGCGCCAGGTGTTTCTGCAGGCATACGCGGGACGGTCCAGATCGGCGAACCCGACGCCTTCGACGATGATGAGCGCGATCCGTTCCCCTTCTGCAAGGTGCTCCTCGATCATCCCTCTGATGCCGGTGATCTCTTCTGCCCGTCCGATGTCGGAGACCAGGGGGACCGACTCGTTGCATGCAGGCAGATGGACCAACGGCCGCGGGACACCTCCGAACCCTCTGAAGAGATAACCAGGTCTGGCAGCAACGAGATAGTCGGGAAAACGACGCTGTGCGCCGGCACAGAAGAGATCAGCCTTGAAAGCATCCTCACGTTTGATCAGACCCCGTACGCCCGGATGGTCGGCGAGAGATTCAAGGTCGTCTTTCGAAGGGTTGTAGAGTCCGGCATAGCGCGGTGCCGCCCCGCCGGTGGCCGTGAGACATGCCAGTCCGCTCAGATCGATCCTTTCCTGTACAGGAACCATGTCACCGGTGCCGACGATCACCGGAGTCATCCCGGAGGCTTCTGTGAAGCGATCGACCGCACACAACGTCTTTTCGACGATATCCTGCCATTCGGTCGGCGAGGGCGCGGTAAAGAGGCGGGTGAGGTAGGGATATGCGTAACTGAGCACCATCAGGCCAGGCGTTGAGCGGCGGCAGAGGTCCAGTGCCGTATCGGTGACCCATGAGACACTCTCCGGTTTCCGGTCGCCGGGATAGTGATGATCGGCCTGTACCTTGCGTGCAATCCTGACCAGAGGGCCGTCCGCGACGGTGCCTCTGCCGGTCCTGAGGTCGACCGTGGTCTGCCAGTCGGTGACGTCGATAACGCCGATCATCGGTCGTCGACCTCCATGGAATCCCACATGACACGTTCCCCATGGATGGGGATCGTCTCCCCACAGAACGGACATCTCCCGTCTTCGAGGAGGGAGCGGACGATCTTTCCACCGCACCCGCCGGGGTTGATCCGTTCGACGACCGTACGGCCGCATGCAGGGCATACGGTGTTCAGGCGGTTGGATCCGACAAAGTTGCTGAAGTACACATAGGGGAGCATCTCCCGTGCGGGTTCGAGGAGGGCGTCGATATGCCTGATGTCGGGTGCCCTTTCCCCGGCCATCCGGTGTTCGGGGAGGAGGCGGAAGACGTGCCAGGGGATGGAAGGATCGATTCCGGCGATGAACCGGGCAATCTCTTTGATCTCATGATCGTTCTCGCCCTGCACGATGGGGGTGGTCACCTCCACATGACAGTGTTCCGCAAGGATACCGATGGTTCTGAGCACAGGGTCCACGCTCTCGACGCCGGCATGTTTCTGGTAGAATGCCGACGACAGCGATTTCAGGCTGACGTTCACGAACGAAAGGTGCTCTGCGATCGTGTGCGCTGACTCTTCGGTCATGTAGCCGTTTGTGAGGCAACCGATGGGTATTCCCCGCGTGTGTGCCTGTGCTGCGAGATCGAGGAGCGAGGGGACCGAGACCGTCGGTTCGTTGACCCCGAAGACGATCGTATGGCACCCTGTCTCTTCTGCGATCTGGACCAGGCGCTCGGGAGAAACATGGAAGAGTTCAACGGTTGCCGGGTCTGTCCTCGCCACAAAGGCATTGGAGCAGTAACTGCATGTGAGGTTGCACCCTGCTGTTCCCACCTGGAGGGTGCGTGCACCCGGATAGGCGTGAAAGAATGGGAGGGACTCGATGTGCGTTACCTGATATGACGACCAGCGGTGGGGAAAACGTTCCGTGATCGTCCCCTCATTGAGGGAATACATTCTGCAGAAGCCGATCCGCTCGTCCGAGAGATCGCACCTCCGTTCACAGTAATGACATTTCATTATTTTTCTCCTGCGGACCGTTCAGGCCGGCAGTCTGCGTCAAAATGGGTGGGGGATCCCTCCCCCGTGTTCATAGAACTCAGACGGTGGCCTGCATCGGCGCCGGAGCGGATGCAGCCGCTGCATTGCCGGGGAAATTGGTTGCCGGCAGTGTCCCGCCAAGTTCAGTGAAGGTGGTGCCATAGAACTCTTCGTAGAAGGCGTCTGCATCTGCAGTCACGTCGACGTCGGCGAAGAGGTCGGGGTGGAGAGCCTTTGCGAGCCATTTGATGCCGAGCACCGCTTCAGGCGACGGATAATCCCAGGGACAGACGTTCGATGGGAACACATAGACCTGACGGTTCTTTACGGCTGTAATGTCCTTGAAACGCTCGTCGTTGATGATATCCGTAGGCGTGACCTGGGACTGGTACTGGACGATCAGGATGATGTCGGGGTTGTATTCGACGATCTTTTCTGCGTCGATGTCGACCCAGCGGGTGCCGCTCTCGCTTTCAGCGGCATTTTTCCCTCCTGCAATCTCAATGAGATCGCTCTGGTACATCTCGCCGGTACAGGTGTTCGCCACGCCCGCAGGGCCGACCAGATAGACCACAGGACGTTCCGCGGCCGAAAGGTCGGAGGTTCTGTCCTGTACAAGTGCGATGTTGTCGGCATAGATCTCACAGAACCGCTCTGCAGTCTCTTTCTCTTCGAGGGCCTCTCCGAGATTGGTCATGGAGTCGGTGAGTTGATCAATATTCTCAGCAATGACTCCGAAGACCGGTACGTCACAGCCTTCAAGGGCGTTGAGCGTGTTTCTGTCCCATCCTGCGATGACGATCAGATCAGGGTCCAGTGCCAGCACTTCCTCAACATTGAATCCAGGGTTGTTGGCACCGACAATGCGATCTTCGGCTCCAAGGGTCGTAATCATCTTTTGTGCAATCCCGTAACCGGTCGCCACACGTTCGACCGGGAGTTCGACTTCGACCGCGCGTCCGAGACCGTCGGTTACGGTGACGGTCCTGACATGGGGAGCGGGAGTCGGACCCATGACCTCGCGTGCTTCCTCTTCGGAGAGGTCGTAGTCGTAGAAGAGGCTGTAGAAGTCCTGTGCCTCGGCGACCATATCGAGGTCGACGGTGT
Encoded proteins:
- a CDS encoding radical SAM protein; the encoded protein is MKCHYCERRCDLSDERIGFCRMYSLNEGTITERFPHRWSSYQVTHIESLPFFHAYPGARTLQVGTAGCNLTCSYCSNAFVARTDPATVELFHVSPERLVQIAEETGCHTIVFGVNEPTVSVPSLLDLAAQAHTRGIPIGCLTNGYMTEESAHTIAEHLSFVNVSLKSLSSAFYQKHAGVESVDPVLRTIGILAEHCHVEVTTPIVQGENDHEIKEIARFIAGIDPSIPWHVFRLLPEHRMAGERAPDIRHIDALLEPAREMLPYVYFSNFVGSNRLNTVCPACGRTVVERINPGGCGGKIVRSLLEDGRCPFCGETIPIHGERVMWDSMEVDDR